The following are from one region of the Osmia bicornis bicornis unplaced genomic scaffold, iOsmBic2.1, whole genome shotgun sequence genome:
- the LOC123988867 gene encoding uncharacterized protein LOC123988867, translating to MRTPDWPHIRKLRLADNDFLTPRPVDLIIGADFYGRIIKPNIIKGSPTTPIAQLSIFGWLVIGPVNESHSTTHYSHFAVAQDDQSNLQELLTKFWVQEESPMDTPSTLTPEEEECESHFCATHTRDHTGRYIVRIPLKAPALLLGNSHKTAQRCLQSTLRRLSKDSTYNQLYVEFMKEYEELGHMVKAPDHQRISSREAENVGPDGEMTLAHDAPASGGLRVSSDGSTPQTSAHLQPYYLPHHGVLRLDSSTTKLRVVFNGSKATTSGKSVNDLMHTGANLLLNVTDVLIWLRHYHHIFATDITKMYRQVAVHKDDWDLQRILWIDEDRNVIPYQLTTVTYGTKAAPFLATRALMQLVHDEGHRFPLATPSLTHGRYVDDIFGGADSISELVEVAQQLIALCNAGGFPLAKWHATHPDLLRAVSSSTQSSAPISFDDCTTKLLGIQWMPQTDNFGFSSTITDQPSKCSKRLVLSEVARIFDPLGFVSPVIVRAKMLLQELWLHKINWDDPLPSQIVSRWFIIREDLNSLAKLSIPRWFNTWSNSIVEIHGFSDASQLAMAAVIYITVSSPSNDSMTSLVCSKTKVAPLKRLTIPRLELSAALLLAKLTKYVQSTLKVKIKATHLWTDSQVSLIWIKSQASRWKDYVRNRVIQIQELTPNAHWRHVPGTSNPADCASRGISTDQLQRLELWWKGPPWMARNQDHWPEQKEFSTLNSELEVRPNVSLFASAQKLSYHWDLIYKYSSLIKLYRLTALCFRFASRLKRKLETPPVIIIPSCDMEKAQLFWIHATQHLYFTSEIKTLNSGSTLPATHPFSRLTAFIDSQGTIRVGGRLTNTALSRDEKHPAILPRDAHLSKIIIEDAHKRTFHGGTQLTLAYIRQRYWIIGGRAPVKSHILRCVVCARQRGIRARQMMGQLPLCRVTPSRPFAHTGVDYAGPITMKNSKGRGSKTIKGWICVFVCFSSSAVHLEVVSDYSTEGFLAAYRRFSSRRGIAHKLYSDCGTNFIGAQAELKRLFTSSSQEHRQIASILSADSTQWMFNPPAAPHMGGKWEAVVKSIKYHLRRTIGELLLTFEEFSTLLTQIEAVLNSRPLEPLSDDPDDISALTPGHFLIGSALNTIPEPSLLDVSPGRLSKWQLIQQRVQHFWSQWSRHYLQRLQSISKWHHPSNDIKTGSLVLLTNEHLPPSKWPLARVTEVHPGKDALTRVATVKTATTTLVRPITKLVILPVHHQAELTSAETSSTSC from the coding sequence ATGAGAACTCCGGATTGGCCTCACATTAGAAAATTGAGGTTGGCGGACAATGATTTCTTGACACCACGACCAGTCGATTTAATCATTGGAGCGGATTTCTACGGAAGGATCATCAAGCCAAATATCATCAAGGGCTCACCAACAACACCAATTGCTCAACTTTCCATTTTTGGATGGCTCGTCATTGGCCCAGTCAACGAATCACATTCAACCACTCATTATTCACACTTTGCAGTTGCTCAAGACGACCAGAGCAATCTGCAAGAGCTGCTCACCAAATTCTGGGTTCAAGAGGAATCACCAATGGACACTCCAAGCACGCTCACtccggaggaagaagaatgcgaaTCACATTTCTGTGCGACTCACACTCGTGATCACACTGGAAGGTACATCGTTCGCATTCCACTCAAGGCACCAGCATTGCTCTTAGGCAATTCACACAAGACTGCTCAAAGATGTCTACAAAGCACGTTGCGACGACTCTCCAAGGATTCAACATACAACCAGCTCTACGTCGAGTTCATGAAAGAGTACGAAGAATTGGGACACATGGTAAAGGCTCCAGATCACCAACGAATCTCATCAAGAGAGGCTGAGAACGTTGGGCCTGATGGGGAGATGACCTTGGCACATGATGCTCCGGCATCAGGAGGGTTGAGGGTCTCTTCTGACGGTTCAACACCTCAGACCTCTGCTCATCTTCAACCATATTATTTGCCTCACCATGGAGTTCTACGTCTCGACAGTTCAACAACGAAGCTCAGGGTTGTATTCAACGGATCAAAAGCTACGACATCAGGCAAATCAGTCAACGATTTAATGCATACTGGTGCTAATTTGCTCTTGAATGTTACAGATGTTCTAATTTGGCTTCGCCATTATCACCACATTTTTGCCACAGACATCACAAAAATGTATCGCCAGGTAGCAGTTCACAAGGATGATTGGGATCTCCAGCGAATCCTTTGGATCGATGAAGACCGCAACGTCATCCCTTACCAGCTCACAACTGTCACGTACGGTACGAAGGCGGCTCCCTTCCTGGCGACACGAGCACTCATGCAACTTGTTCACGATGAGGGTCATCGATTCCCTCTGGCAACGCCCTCGCTCACACATGGCAGATATGTGGACGATATCTTTGGAGGAGCAGACTCAATTTCGGAACTTGTGGAGGTCGCTCAACAGCTGATTGCATTGTGCAACGCGGGCggatttccactcgcaaaatggcatgCGACTCACCCAGATCTTCTACGGGCTGTTTCGTCATCCACACAATCGTCAGCTCCCATATCATTTGACGACTGCACTACCAAATTACTCGGAATTCAATGGATGCCTCAAACCGACAATTTTGGCTTTTCATCCACGATCACAGATCAACCAAGTAAGTGCTCAAAACGCCTCGTATTGTCCGAAGTGGCTCGGATATTTGATCCATTAGGTTTCGTCTCACCGGTAATAGTACGAGCAAAAATGCTATTACAAGAACTCTGGCTACACAAAATCAATTGGGACGATCCATTACCGTCTCAAATTGTATCACGATGGTTCATCATCAGAGAAGATCTCaacagcttggccaagctATCGATCCCAAGATGGTTCAACACATGGAGCAATTCAATTGTAGAAATTCATGGATTCTCTGATGCTTCTCAACTTGCCATGGCAGCAGTGATTTATATCACTGTCAGCTCTCCGTCCAACGACTCAATGACGTCACTTGTCTGCTCTAAGACAAAGGttgcaccactgaagaggctCACAATACCAAGATTGGAGTTGTCTGCAGCACTTCTATTGGCAaaactcacaaaatatgttcaaTCAACGCTCAAGGTAAAAATCAAGGCAACGCACCTGTGGACGGATTCTCAAGTTTCGCTCATATGGATCAAATCGCAAGCATCACGTTGGAAGGATTATGTTCGGAACAGAGTCATTCAGATCCAAGAACTCACTCCAAATGCGCATTGGAGGCATGTTCCAGGTACTTCTAATCCAGCCGACTGTGCTTCACGAGGCATTTCGACAGATCAACTTCAACGATTAGAGCTTTGGTGGAAAGGTCCTCCATGGATGGCTCGAAATCAAGATCATTGGCCAGAGCAAAAGGAATTCTCAACTTTAAACAGCGAGCTCGAAGTGAGACCCAATGTCTCACTCTTTGCTTCAGCTCAAAAGCTAAGTTATCATTGGGATctcatttacaaatattcatcTCTTATTAAGCTGTATAGACTGACTGCACTTTGTTTCAGGTTTGCCTCACGGCTTAAGAGAAAGCTCGAAACTCCTCCTGTGATCATCATACCATCCTGCGACATGGAGAAGGCGCAGCTCTTTTGGATTCACGCGACTCAACACTTGTATTTCACCAGCGAAATCAAGACGCTCAACTCAGGCTCAACCCTGCCTGCAACTCACCCCTTCAGTCGCCTCACCGCCTTCATCGATTCGCAGGGAACAATACGAGTAGGAGGAAGACTCACAAACACAGCGCTCAGCAGGGATGAAAAACATCCAGCGATCCTCCCACGGGACGCTCACCTGTCGAAGATCATCATTGAAGATGCTCACAAGCGAACATTTCACGGAGGAACGCAGCTCACGCTCGCATACATTCGACAACGGTACTGGATCATCGGTGGCAGAGCTCCTGTAAAATCTCACATTTTGAGATGTGTCGTGTGTGCTCGTCAGAGGGGGATTCGTGCTCGTCAGATGATGGGTCAACTACCTCTCTGTCGAGTCACACCATCACGACCATTCGCTCACACCGGTGTCGATTATGCAGGACCGatcacaatgaaaaattcaaagggaaGAGGCTCGAAAACAATCAAAGGATGGATCTGCGTGTTCGTATGTTTCTCCTCATCAGCTGTTCACCTCGAGGTTGTCAGCGATTACTCAACCGAGGGATTTCTGGCAGCCTACAGAAGATTCTCATCACGAAGAGGGATCGCTCACAAGTTGTACTCTGACTGTGGTACAAATTTCATTGGAGCACAGGCAGAGCTCAAACGCCTGTTCACGTCAAGTTCACAGGAGCACCGACAGATCGCATCGATTCTGTCAGCTGACAGCACTCAATGGATGTTCAACCCACCAGCTGCTCCTCACATGGGAGGAAAATGGGAAGCTGTGGTGAAATCAATCAAGTACCATCTCAGGAGAACAATTGGTGAGCTCTTACTAACATTCGAAGAGTTTTCCACTCTCCTCACACAGATCGAAGCGGTGCTCAACTCAAGACCATTGGAGCCGCTCAGTGACGATCCCGACGACATCTCTGCGCTCACCCCAGGACACTTCCTCATCGGTTCAGCGCTCAACACGATACCAGAACCATCACTGCTCGACGTCTCACCAGGTAGATTGTCGAAATGGCAACTGATCCAGCAGAGGGTTCAACACTTCTGGTCTCAGTGGTCTCGACACTACCTGCAGAGACTTCAATCAATCTCAAAGTGGCATCATCCATCGAACGACATCAAGACAGGCTCGTTGGTGCTGCTCACGAACGAGCATCTTCCACCGAGCAAGTGGCCACTCGCAAGAGTGACCGAAGTTCACCCCGGCAAGGATGCCCTCACCAGGGTTGCAACCGTGAAGACTGCAACCACGACTCTCGTCAGACCGATCACCAAGCTTGTCATCCTGCCTGTTCACCATCAAGCTGAGCTCACCTCTGCAGAAACATCATCAACGAGTTGCTGA